A stretch of DNA from Spiroplasma endosymbiont of Nebria brevicollis:
GTATTAAAAATCATACTACTATTCAAGTAGAATTAAATGATGCTGACGGTAAATCACAAATTGGTAATATTAATAGTCAAATGACGGAATTAAAAATTCAACTTGCCAGTTTAAAACAACAATTCCAAAATGAACAGCAACGTTTGAATACAATTTCATCAATTTTTTTTGATGAACAATTTAAAGTTTTATTAGAAACTGCATTTTTTGAACAATTACCACCCGTTCCTGAATCGACAATTGTCAATGATGATGCTATTATAATTCCCCAACCTGATAATCTTCAAAATCAATAAGGCGGTGATTTTATATGGAACAATTAATTGAAACGCAAGTTTCTAAAAAAATGGTATCCAAATTAAATAGTTTAGCTTTATCAGAAACTAATTTAAGTAATTTCAATTGATTTAAAAAACATTTTTCGTGATTAGCCAAAGAATTTGATGACCAAATTAGTAATTTTTATTTAAATGAAGTATTATCAGCAACAAAAAATGTTCCTATTAGCCCTGTTATTAAACAAGAAATCCGTTTATTTTTTTGAGTTAAAGTTAATGCTTTAACACGATTAAAAAATAATTGAGAAGAAATATTTGTTAAAGCTAAAAATGTTAACTCTAGTATCATTAATTATTTTCATTATTATCAAGATAAATTTCAAGACCGTAAAACTAATGGAAATTTAGTCTTTAATGATTTTACTATGCGTTGGGAAAGTTTAATTATTGAACGTATAATTAATTATAAGTTGTTTGAAACCACGCAAATGCGACAAAAATATTTAACGATGTGAGGAAATAATATTAAAATTATTAATGAAACACGTAATCTAATTGGTTTTGCTTGAAACTTTTTTGGTCGATTTTGAGAAGGCAATGTAAATGATTTTAAAAAAATTAATTTAAATACTTTAATTCAATATGGCGAAATTCTAAAACAAAATCCTGCTATTATTGAAATAGCTCGTATGCTAGGTCGCTGAAAAGGAACCTCTAGTTTAATTGAAAAACAAGTTCATGAAAAAATTAAAATTGAGTATGAAATGAAACCATTAGGTAAATGACCAGAAGAAGTAGTGGGAATTACTGAAGGAAAAGATTTAGAACATTTATTACCTTTGGAGTTAGTTAATTTAGCTATTCCGGAATTAAATGCTATTTTTTATAAAAAATTTACTGAAGAAAAATTGTCAATTACCGAATTTGAATCAATGGATTTAGTGGCAACAGAACATATTGTTGAAGAAATAGTAGAAGTATCGCTTCCTGAAAGCCAAGGATCATTTATTTTATGTATTGATACATCAAAATCCATGGCCAATAGTCCAGAAATTATAGCTAAGTCAATTGCTTTAGCTATTACTAAAATTGCTTTATTAGATAAAAGACCATGTTATATGATTAATTTTTCTGGAATATTTGAAACTTATGATTTATCAAGTGTGGCATCATCAATTCCTAATTTAATTCACTTTTTAGGTCATAGTTTTAAAGGTCATACTAATATTAATCCTGCTTTTAGTCATGCTTTAACAGTTATGCAGAGCAAAGAATACCATAATGCTGATTTATTATTAATATCTGATTTTTTAAGTGCTAATATTAGTAATAATAATCTTAATATAATGCAAAGTTTAAAAGGTAAAGGCAATCGCTTTCACGCTATTAATATTGCTTCGTCAATGTTAAATAATAATTGAAAAAAATATTTTACTAACTATTGATATTATGATCCCCGAGACCCTTTTGCTGCGCGAAAAATTGCCTTAAATTTATCGCAAAATAAATCAAGATAAAAAATAATCTGGTAGATTAAATAAAAGTTTTTCTTGTTCGTACCTTAACAAAGGTAGATTCCTGAGCTAAAAATGAGAAGAAAAAATAACTTTAATTTTAAAAAATGAAAGTTATAATAAATTTCATTATAGGAGAAATATATTAGTAATTTTTATTTATTAATGGTAAAATGTTAGTAAATAAAAATTTTTTGAAAGTTATATTATGAAAACATTTGGTTCAATTTTAAGCAAAGTATTAATAATTATTGCGACATTGGTAGTAACTATTAGTTTAGCTATTTTTCCTTTATTCAGTTGAGGCTTATCTTTGAAAAATAATATTGCCGTTATTATTACTTTACTAGTTAATCAAAATCCATTAACTAGTGACTTGTATAAACAATTAATGGAAAGTAGTAATAGTATTACTGCTTACTTAGCAGGTGGGTTAATATTATTTAATTTAACATATTTAGTATTTCTAGTATTTGTTAAAAAACCGTTTATTAAAGCTTTAATCGCAATATATATGTTTTTAATGACATTAGTGTTAGTAGGTTTTCTTTTAATTATTTATAATGTATTTAATTTAACATATTTTCAAACAATTCCATTTAATAATTTATGAACCATTCCTCTTGCTTGCTTAGGTTTAAGTTTTTTAACTATTTTTTGATATGGGTTACGAAATTTATGAGTTAATCCAAGGACATTAGTAAATAATCAGTCATTAACAAATTTTTCAGAAAACAATGAAGAACAAGTTAGTTATGAAGATTTACAAAATCAACTTAAACAATTCAAATCTCAATTAAAAGAAGTAAGGAAAGTTAAGCGATGAAAAAACAAATAAGATTTTTGTCTCTGTTTATGTGATAAAATTTTATTTGTACATAATAGTATAAAAGCCTTGTATATTTTATAAATTAATTAAATCATAAAACGATTGGAAGTATTTTATGTCTAAATATTTTACCTTGGCAAGCATTAATCCATTGCAAGATACCATTGTTTACAATAATGCTATTAAACGTTCTGTAGATGCAGGAGTCATTTCTATAATTCCTGATTATTCAAAATTGCCGAAGGTAAAATTTCCAAAGATATTGATGAAATAAAAGAAAAGATGAATTCACAAAAAATATTTAAAGATTTAATTTATCTAAGCACAAAATGAATTCAAGTTTAAAGGAGAAACTAAATATGGCAAAACATAAAAAAATGATCATCAAATTTCTTTATCACAAAAAACAACTAAAACTTTTGATTTAGACCAATTGTTTGAACATGGTACAGAAGTTAATAAGAATAATCGTTTTATTCAAGAATTAGCAAAAAGATTATTTATCAACTAATCTTTTTGCTAATATAACTATTTAATTATCAACATTAGTATTTTTTAAAACTCCTGAATTGTAAATATCTAAGAAACGTTTTTTTAAAATAATTGAAATTTATCCACTAACCCCTTGTTATTTATTGGTTTTATATGCTATTATTGTATAGGTATAATGGCTCGGTAGCTCAGGGGTAGAGCATTCGCCTGAAGAGCGAAGTGTCAGTGGTTCAAATCCGCTTCGGGCCACCATTAAAAAACAAATTAAGTAGGCAATATGCCTTTTTTTAATATTTTTTTGCACAACTAGGTTTAAATTAAAATTTTAGGTATAATAACATTAATAAATAAAAAAGCTTTAATGATTGATTATTTAATTCAAGAGAGAAGGATATTAATGACTAAAATTTTAGTTTTAACCAATGCCAAAATAGTTAGTACTAACAGCATTATTGAAAATGGGTTTCTAGTGATTAAAAATAATTTAATTACAGAAATTAAGCCAGGAAAATATGAAAAAAACTACAATGAAACTAAAGTTATTGATTGTCAAAACCAAACAATAATTCCTGGTTTTATTGATTGTCATGTCCATGGTGGTTATGGTTACAGTTTTATGGATGGTACAATTGAATCAATTGCAAACTTTGCTCAATTAGTTCCCCAAGAAGGAGTAACTAAGTTTTGTTATGCAACTGTTACTGCAAGTACCAAAGAGATTGATAAAATTTTATTAGCATTTGCTCAATATATGAAAACCGAAAATAGTAGTACCAATAAGGCGCGAATTGTTGGTGCTTACTTTGAAGGTCCATTTATTTCACATGAACAAAAAGGTGCCCATACTGAATCTTTAATTCATATCCCTGATACTAAATTAGTAGCAACATGAAATAAAATTAGTAATAATAATATTAAATTTGTTGTATACGCACCTGAACTAGACCCTAATTTTAATAATAAAAAAAATTTTACAAGTACATTAATTGCTAATAATATTATTCCGACATTAGGTCATAGTAATGCTAATTTTCAACAAGTTACCCAAGCAGTCAAACAAGGTTTAACTCATGTTACCCATCTTTACAATGGTATGAGTAGATATGACCATCGTAATCCTGGTGTTGTTCCAGCAGCACTTTATTATGATGAAATAGTAGCAGAATTAATTTGTGATGGCATTCATGTGAATCTTGATATTGTTGCGTTAACTTATAAGATTAAAGGTGCTAATAAGATTTGTATGATTACTGATGCTATGAGTGCCAAAGGCTTAGCTGATGGTGATTATTTCCTAGGTCCATTACCAGTAATTAAAAAAGGTAATCAAGTAGTAGTTAAAAGTACTGGTAAATTAGCTGGTAGTCTTGCTACCATGATTGCTGGATTTAAAAACTTATTACGAGTAACTAACAATAATTGACAAGATTGTGTTAAAATGGCTTCGTATAATAGCGCAAAGCAGTTAGGCATAGATAGTATTACTGGTGATTTAGTTGTTGGATTATTAGCAGATATTGTGGTGCTTAATAAAAATAATGATATTTTATTAACGATTTGTGAAGGAAATATTGTTTATCAAAGTTAATAAGATTTGGGGAGGTACGAGCAATGAAATTAGTTGTGTTTGAAACAAAAAGTGAGATTGCTAAGTTAGTAAGTACGATTATTATTGAAACAATTAAAGAAAATCATAAATTAGTTTTAGGTTTAGCAACAGGCAGTAGCCCGATAGAAACTTATGATTTATTGATTAAAGATTATCAAGAGAATCATACTGATTGGTCACAAGTTACCACTTTTAATTTAGATGAATACGTTGGATTAGCACCAGAGCATAAAAAAAGTTATCGTTATTTTATGAATGAACAATTATTTAACAAAATTAACATTAAAAAGGAAAATACGTATGTTCCTAATGGATTAGGTAATGTGACAGAGAGTGCACAAGCATATGAAAAATTACTAGATGAAAAAGGACCTATTAATTTACAAATTTTAGGAATTGGCACTAATGGACATATCGCTTTTAATGAACCAGGGACACTTGGAGATACTAAAACCCATGTCGTTAATTTAACCAAAGCAACTATTGAAGTTAATAAAAGATTTTTTGCTAGTGCCAAAGATGTTCCAACTAAAGCAATAACCATGGGAGTTGATACCATTTTACAAGCTCAAGCTATTGTCTTAATTGCTGATGGAGAAGCGAAAGCGAAAGCCATTTATGAATTAGTCCATGGTAAAATTACACCTGATTATCCTTGCAGTTACTTACAAGCCCATGACAACGTCATGATAATTATTGATAGTGCTGCAGCTTCATTATTAAAATCATCAACTATCCGATATCCGACCAAAAAACTAAGGAGTGAATAAAATGAGTCGTAAACATATTATTATTGGAAATTGAAAAATGTATAAAAACATGGAAGATACAAAAATCTTTCTTAATCAATTTAGTAAGTTAATTAAAGGTAAAGTAATTAAATGTGATTATGGTATTGCTGCTAGTTATACTAACTTACCAGTATTAAAATTAAATCAGTTTCATAATTTAATTATTGCTGCCCAAAATTGTCATTATGAACCTGAAGGTGCCTTTACTGGTGAAGTTTCAATTAAGATGTTAAAAGATATTAATGTTAGTCACGTTGTGATTGGTCATTCTGAACGTAGAATGTATTTTACTGAAACAAACGAAGCCATTAATAAAAAATTACATGCCTTATTTAATGCTAATATGATTCCAGTTTTATGTTGTGGTGAAAGTGATAGTGAATATGAAGCAAAAAAAACTAATGATATTATTAAAAATCAAATATTATTAGCGTTAGCTGGTATTAAATCTCAACATGTTACTAAATTAATAATTGCTTATGAACCAATTTGAGCTATTGGCACTGGTAAGACAGCATCTGCTGTTGAAGCACAAACAGTTTGCAAAATGATTCGCGATTATATTACTGAATTATATGATGAAAATACTGCGCAAAAAGTTCGCATTCAATATGGTGGTTCAGTAAAACCTGAAAATATTAAATCATTCCTTGAGCAACCTGATATTGATGGTGCCTTAGTAGGTGGTGCTTCATTACAAGCAGAATCATTTTTAGGATTATTAGTTTAACTTTATTTAAAATATTGTCAATTTTATTAAAATAAGGAGAAACTTATCATGAATTTATCAACTACAAAAATTGCTGCTATGTGGGAAAAATTAGAAAAGGAAATTAAGTATTATAGTTTTTCTCATACTATTTTTATTAACCACTTTACCACTAGAACCAAAATTTTATTTTTACTTACTAAAAATGGTGAAGCTACTATGCAACTAGAGCATATTGGTTTTATCATTTGTTCCAAGACTATTTTTCAAGCTCAAAGTGATAGTACTATTAGTGACCAAGGTGTTATTACTAACGATTATTTTGTGGGTGAAGTAATTGATGTTAATAATACTTTATTGCCAGGGGTGTACATACATTTAGTAAAAGTGATTAGTGGGCCGATTGTTATTAATGATATTCCTTTACAATTATTACTAGATGAAGACCGCCATAAAGGAATTGTTAACAATACTTTAGGTTCAAAATTATTTGGTACTGTATTAAATAAAAACTTACGAACTAAAAGCCAATTTAATAGTACGATTGATAATCAAAAATTTGTGATTACTAGCAAAATTCTTAAGATTAAAAAACGACAAATTCTAAGTTGTGAAGAAGAAATTAATAATTTATTAAACCAACAACTACCATTTCTACAGTTATTATCTTTACAAACTACTAATAACGGTAAATATCGATTTCTAAAAGCATTAACACAAATGGAGTTAATGCACTTAAATAATTTACAACACTTAGCAGTTACTAATATTATGTTAAAACACAAACAGTTAGTAGTCACTGTTATGTCAGGCACAAGCGAAGATATTGAAAAATGATTCAACGAAACTAAAAAACCTATTATTAACGGTATTAATGTTCTCAATAAAAAAATTAAACTAATTAATCAACCTGATATTATTAAGCCTGTAACTATTGCTAACAATATTACAAACTATCAAAATTTATTTCAATTACAGTTAGTTTATAAAAGATTAAAAGTCCAATTTTGTAATTGAAGAAAAGTTTCACAACCTTTTTTAGAATCGCAAATTGATAATATGGCTTATGGCTATTATTCAGAAGCCATAGATAATTTCAAAGTTGTTCACTATTCTTTTAATAATGATTTGCTAGATGATAATTTAATGGAATTTAAAGGTCGAAAGTTATTAGCAGATGCTAATAATACTATTTTATTCCTAACTAATAATATTATCGATAATCCTAGTATGATTATTTTAATGAGTAATAATATTAGTAGTAATTCACGAGTAAAAACAATTATTAGTAAAATATCTAAACTACCATTAACTAAACTAAAAATTAAACATGATATTATTATTTTCAGTACTAGCAACTATCAAACTATCACTAATGTTATTAGTGAAATTATTTCTGTTTTCAAGTCAGAAAACTTTAAATATATACGACAATTAAAATAAACTCCGAGGTGAAATTATGAAGACAAAACAACCAATCTTACTATGTATTTTAGATGGTTTCGGAATCGCTAAAACCAACCCTAATAACGCTATTAGTCAAGCTAAAACTCCTAATCTCGACTATTTAAATAAAACTTATGCCCATACTGAAGTATTTGCTTCTGGATTAGCTGTTGGTTTACCAGAAGGACAGATGGGTAACTCTGAAGTTGGTCATTTACAAATTGGCGCAGGAAGAGTAGTTTATCAATCTTTAACTTTAATTAATAAAGCCATTAGTGATAAAACTTTTTTTGCTAATGAAACAATTTTAAAAGCCATTAAACATGCCCAAAGTAATAATAGTAGTTTACATATTTTGGGATTATTAAGCGATGGTGGTGTTCATTCCCACATTAATCATATATTAGCGTTATTAGAAATTGCTGCTAAAGCAAACTTTAAAAATGTTTATGTCCATGCTATTCTTGATGGTCGCGATACTAAAAGTGATGTTGCTAAAATCTATGTCCAACAATTATTAGATAAAATGGCAAAATTAAAAACCGGAAATTTAGCTTCTATTTCTGGGCGTTACTATGCTATGGACCGTGATAAAAGATGAGACCGCGCCCAAATTGCCTATGATGTTATGGTTAACCATAAAGGTATTACTTTTTCTGACCCCATTGCTTATATCAATAGTGAATATGCTGCTGACAGAAATGATGAATTCATTAATCCAGCTTACAATCCTTTGTTTGCTCATGGGAAAATTAGTGATAATGATAGTATTATTTTTGCTAACTTCCGTCCTGACCGGGCTATTCAATTAGCATCAGCTTTGACTAATCCCAAATATGATTGAAATGTTGTTAATAAAATTCCATCTTTAAAAAATACATTTTTTATTTCGATGATGGAATATGCTGATAGCGTTAAAAAGCAAGGAGTTATTTTTCCACCAACTCCTATGACTGATGTCTTAGGAGAATGATTAAGCAAACATCAATATCACCAATTACGAATTGCGGAAACGGAAAAATATGCTCATGTTACTTACTTCTTTGATGGTGGTGTCGATATTGAATATTCTTTATCAACAAGAATTTTAATACCTTCACCCAAAGTTGCTACTTATGATTTAAAGCCAGAAATGAGTGCTCGTGAAATTACAAGGAGATTAGAAAGTGAAATTGCTAAAAATATTTATGATGTTATGGTCTTAAACTTTGCTAATCCTGATATGGTCGGGCATACTGGTGATTTAAAAGCAGCGATTACTGCGATTGAAGTTGTTGACGAATGTATTGGTAAACTATATACTGCTATGAAAAATGTTAATGGTATTTTAATGATTATTGCTGACCATGGAAATGCTGAAATTATGATTGATGTGCAGGGGGCTATTAATAAAAAACATACATCACAACCTGTTCCCTTTATTATTTGTGAATCAGGCATTAAATTAAAATCATCAGGATGTTTGGCCGATATTGCCCCAACGTTACTAGAAATTTTAGGATTAGAAAAACCTGAAGTAATGACTAATCAGTCTTTATTAAAAAAATAAGTGTTTTTAATAGTAAATCAATTGTATTAAAAAATAAAAGGATTATAATGAATACATAAAATTAAATATAGTGTTTTCCCCTTTTATTTTTTTAAATAAATAAGAGGGGGTTTATTATTATTTTAATAAAATTAACTTTTGAAATGAGGATAAAATATGCCTGAAGAAACAAATGAAAATGGACGCGCTGATTGAGTGAATAATATTGCTAATGGTAGTTCACAATCACCAGTTGCTAAAAAAGAAGAAAATAATAATTTTACATATCTAATCCAAGTAATAGATGGTTCATATAAAGTAACTAAAGATAATATCAAATTTAGTTTTGATAAAAAATCAAATCCTGCCTTAACAGAGGATATGGATAATTTTTTTAAAAAAATTAAAGAAAATTTTAACTCCAAAGAAACTAACCAAATTGATATTTATATTATTCTGGATAAAGATAAAAAAATTATTGAGTGTCAAGTAGAAATAAACAAAAATGGTAAGAAAGAAAAATTTGAATTAGATGATGGAACAAGAAAACAGTTACAACAATGTTTAGGTTCTTTAAAACAAAAGACTATTAATAAACAAAATGAAAATCAAACTACTAAATCAAACAAGGAATGTTTTTCTGCCAATGATGTTAATAGTCAAAATATACCAGAACCAACAGGTAGAGACACAAGAACATTAACCCCGAGTAGTTAGTTAAATTTAATATAAATATGAAAAGGAGATATAAAAATGCCAATAAGAAACGAAGAATATTGAGATGAACTACAGAGTTTTCTTGCTAATTTCGAAGATTTTAAATCAGTAATTCAAAATGTCATTACTAGTAATGAAAAAAAAATTGAAGAAGTTGAAACTAAAATTAAAAAGGAAACCTTAGAATTTATTGAAAAAGCAAAAAGTATTGAAAATGATATTAATACATTGGTATATAATAAACAATTAGGATATATCAAGTATGAGCATAAAGGTATTTGAAGCACCACCATTATTGATGAAAAAACAGAAGTAGATAAACAAAAACAAAAAGATACAAGGTTGTTTAAAGAAACAAGCGAAATACTAGATAATTTTGCAAAACTAAAAGACATTACGAAAGATACTATTGATGCAAAGTATAATAATGTAGTTGAAGAATATGTTAAATCTATTATAGATATTAATTCACAAGTAGCATTAGAACATAAAAAAAATACTAGAATAAGAAACGGTAATTTTTTAAATGGTTTAAATACTATAAATGAAGGAGTCAAAACTAGAAAAGAAACATTACAAAAAGATGTTGATGATTTTATTAATGTTTCTGAAAAAACAGTTGCAGAAATACAAAAATATATTTTGGATAAAACAGAAGTATTTATAGACTGACTAAAAACTGAAGATTTAGAGCAAAAAATAACTGCTATTGATAATGGAAATTTACTGAAGTACAAAGTTGTCGTAGATGGTAGTAATGTATCAGTTCAAAAGCAAAAAGACCAAAAAAATTATCAAACATTAAAAAAATTTTATGAAGATCTTGTTAAAGGTACTGAGCAATTAAAATTTGATTATGAAGAAGATTTGAATAATAGTATGCATGATATTTCTGATAAATCTCCTAAAGAAATTAGTAAAATTAATGTACAATCTTTTCTTAATAAATCAATAATTTCGGCAGTGCAAAAAAACAAAATAATGAACAAACTTCGTTCAGAATTAGAGAATAAAAAAGAAGATACTCTAGACAAAAATATTAGACCTTACTTTGAAAAAATAGAAAATTATATTGCTAAACCATATAATGAACATTTAAAAAAATATCATTATTTAACTAATACAATTGATTCAGAGTTTCAAAAAGAATATGAGTTACTAAAATCACTACCAGATAATTATACAAAATTAAAAGAGATTAATGATAAATATAAAAGAAATCGAAAAGAAGCATTTGATAATTTTCAAGAAGAGATTAGTAAGTCATTACCAAATATTGATTTTCTTTTAAATCCTAATAATGAATTAGAAGTATATAAACAAGCTATGCTTTTAAATAAAGATATAACTTCTGAAGAGAGACAAAAATTTCTTGCAACTATCAACAAATTAACTGAAATTAAGTTAAAAATTAAGTCTGACCAAAAGGAAGATAGTGCAATTCAAAATCGAGAAACTCCTATATATGATGCAATTGATGAAGTTGAATTTATTAGAAGAAAGACTATACTTAAAAATATATATGATAGTCCTATAAAAATAGACAATGATGGTACAGCATATGATGATAATGGAGACGTAATTGATGAAGAAATTATTAAATCTTTAGTTTATTTAGAAGAAAATTTAAAACTTGACAATGAACGTACTAAACTTGATAGTTCTATTGATGAATGATTCGAAAATATTAACCAAATTAAATCAGCCAAAGCTAAAATTAAAAACTGAAACACTTATAAAATTATAACAGCAAGAAATCAAAATTTTTCTCCTTTTAATGAAGAAAAGTTTAAACCTATTGGTAAAGAACGAGTTGAAGATTTAAAAATTTTTAAGAGTCCATTATCAAATCGAAGAGCACAACAATGAATGGTTAATGGAGTGCGAAAACAAGCATTCCGAGATTTATTATTGATTACTAAGACTGAAAAATATCGTTTTAGTAAAACTATTGATGAATTAGAAACTTCACAAAGTAAAAGCAGACTATGAAAATTCTTTAATTCATTAAAAACAGGTTTCAAATGATTTGGTAAAATAACAGGTATTAGTAAACGTTCAAAACTTTTAGCGCCTTTCTTATTAATAGTTAGCCCTTTTACTACTTTACCATTTGCAGCAATAAAAAGCACCTATCATCAAATAAGACAATCATCAAAACCAAATATTTATTTAGAACGTGATACTAAGAGAATTAAAGAATTAAAAGAACAATTAGATGAAAAATGCCAAAAAATAAAAATTAAATATGCAAAAAAAATGGCAAAACCTGATTCTAAAAGAAGTTTTTTTAATGTTGGAAAGCCTGATTCACAATATTTAGAAGCAGCTAAACGAGAAATTACTGTTGCTAAAGCAGAGTTTAAGGTAGCAGTTGCAAAAATAACTGTGCATTATGAAAAATGAGCAAAAAAACAAGATACTATTTATGGAGAAAATGGTAGAGCTAATAAAAAAATAGAAGCAGTTGAGATGTTCTTTAGTGAATTAGAAGATGCTCAAACTCCAAGTGATGCTTATGAAAAATTGAATGATGTTACAACTTTAAATCAAGCTGTATCTAAAAGAATAGGTGAAATAGACTATCCAAAAGAAGATTTACCAAAAAATATGAAAAACCTAATAAATGACTCTGGTATAATAACAGATGAAAATAGAAATAAACTTATTAATACTGATTGAAGCGTACACTTATCATAAATGACTTATTATTTTCGATAGGTAACAATTTCTTGAATCATAATTATATAGACATGCAATATCATTAAAATCAAAGCACAAATAAAAAATATTTGTGCTTTTTTAATTATAAACACCGTTTTTCTGTATAATAAATATTGAAGTATACAAAAAGAAAGAAGGAATGAATAATGTCATGTATTAATGATATTAGAGCATTACAAGTAATTGACTCACGTGGAAACCCAACTATTCAAGTAGAATGTTGAACCGAAGACGGTGGCTATGGAATTGCCTTAGTACCATCAGGTGCTTCAACTGGAACGCGCGAAGCACTAGAACTACGCGATGGTGACGCTAAAGTCTACGGGAAAAAAGGTGTTTTAAAAGCAATTAAAAACATTAATGAAATCATTGCTGATGAAATCATTGGTTTAGAAGTAACTAGTCAAAGACAAATTGACCAAACTATGATTAAATTAGACGGTACTGCTAATAAAGAAAAACTAGGAGCTAATGCTATCTTAGGTGTTTCACTAGCTGTCGCTAAAGCTGCTGCTGATGAATTAGGTCAACCACTATATACATACTTAGGTGGACCAAATGCTTGTCAACTACCATTACCAATGTTAAACGTAATTAATGGTGGTGCCCATGCCGATAATAATATTGACTTCCAAGAATTTTTAATTATGCCAGTAGGTGCCAAAACTTTCTCAAAAGCGATTCAAATGGCAGCTGAAACTTTTCATGCTTTAAAAGATATTTTAAAAGCTAAAGGATATGTTACTGCTGTTGGTGATGAAGGTGGATTTGCTCCTAACTTAAAATCAACCGAAGAAGCATTAGACTTAATTATGGAAGCTATAAAAAAAGCTGGATATACACCTGCTAAAGATATGAAAATTGCTATGGACTGTGCTTCATCTGAAATTTACAAAAATGGTAAATATGTTTTTGGTAACAAAGATGGAAAATCAAAAGCTACTGAAAAATTATTAACTTCCCAACAACTAGTTGATTACTTAGTTGGTTTAACTAAGAAGTACCCAATTGTTTCGATCGAAGATGGCTTAGCAGAAGGTGACTGAGATGGATTTAAACTACTATTAGAAAAATCAGAAGGTAAATTTCAAGTTGTGGGTGATGACTTATTTGTTACTAACCCAAAAATTATTAAAGAAGGAATTACTAAAAATGTTGCTAATTCAGTATTAATTAAATTAAACCAAATCGGAACATTTACTGAAACTATTGAAGCAATTCAAATGTGTCAAAAAGCTGGTTGAACTGCTGTTGTTTCTCACCGTTCAGGCGAAACTGAAGATACAACAATTGCTGATTTAGCTGTTGCC
This window harbors:
- the nagB gene encoding glucosamine-6-phosphate deaminase, which encodes MKLVVFETKSEIAKLVSTIIIETIKENHKLVLGLATGSSPIETYDLLIKDYQENHTDWSQVTTFNLDEYVGLAPEHKKSYRYFMNEQLFNKINIKKENTYVPNGLGNVTESAQAYEKLLDEKGPINLQILGIGTNGHIAFNEPGTLGDTKTHVVNLTKATIEVNKRFFASAKDVPTKAITMGVDTILQAQAIVLIADGEAKAKAIYELVHGKITPDYPCSYLQAHDNVMIIIDSAAASLLKSSTIRYPTKKLRSE
- the nagA gene encoding N-acetylglucosamine-6-phosphate deacetylase; amino-acid sequence: MTKILVLTNAKIVSTNSIIENGFLVIKNNLITEIKPGKYEKNYNETKVIDCQNQTIIPGFIDCHVHGGYGYSFMDGTIESIANFAQLVPQEGVTKFCYATVTASTKEIDKILLAFAQYMKTENSSTNKARIVGAYFEGPFISHEQKGAHTESLIHIPDTKLVATWNKISNNNIKFVVYAPELDPNFNNKKNFTSTLIANNIIPTLGHSNANFQQVTQAVKQGLTHVTHLYNGMSRYDHRNPGVVPAALYYDEIVAELICDGIHVNLDIVALTYKIKGANKICMITDAMSAKGLADGDYFLGPLPVIKKGNQVVVKSTGKLAGSLATMIAGFKNLLRVTNNNWQDCVKMASYNSAKQLGIDSITGDLVVGLLADIVVLNKNNDILLTICEGNIVYQS
- the tpiA gene encoding triose-phosphate isomerase translates to MSRKHIIIGNWKMYKNMEDTKIFLNQFSKLIKGKVIKCDYGIAASYTNLPVLKLNQFHNLIIAAQNCHYEPEGAFTGEVSIKMLKDINVSHVVIGHSERRMYFTETNEAINKKLHALFNANMIPVLCCGESDSEYEAKKTNDIIKNQILLALAGIKSQHVTKLIIAYEPIWAIGTGKTASAVEAQTVCKMIRDYITELYDENTAQKVRIQYGGSVKPENIKSFLEQPDIDGALVGGASLQAESFLGLLV
- a CDS encoding VWA domain-containing protein; this encodes MEQLIETQVSKKMVSKLNSLALSETNLSNFNWFKKHFSWLAKEFDDQISNFYLNEVLSATKNVPISPVIKQEIRLFFWVKVNALTRLKNNWEEIFVKAKNVNSSIINYFHYYQDKFQDRKTNGNLVFNDFTMRWESLIIERIINYKLFETTQMRQKYLTMWGNNIKIINETRNLIGFAWNFFGRFWEGNVNDFKKINLNTLIQYGEILKQNPAIIEIARMLGRWKGTSSLIEKQVHEKIKIEYEMKPLGKWPEEVVGITEGKDLEHLLPLELVNLAIPELNAIFYKKFTEEKLSITEFESMDLVATEHIVEEIVEVSLPESQGSFILCIDTSKSMANSPEIIAKSIALAITKIALLDKRPCYMINFSGIFETYDLSSVASSIPNLIHFLGHSFKGHTNINPAFSHALTVMQSKEYHNADLLLISDFLSANISNNNLNIMQSLKGKGNRFHAINIASSMLNNNWKKYFTNYWYYDPRDPFAARKIALNLSQNKSR
- the gpmI gene encoding 2,3-bisphosphoglycerate-independent phosphoglycerate mutase, translating into MKTKQPILLCILDGFGIAKTNPNNAISQAKTPNLDYLNKTYAHTEVFASGLAVGLPEGQMGNSEVGHLQIGAGRVVYQSLTLINKAISDKTFFANETILKAIKHAQSNNSSLHILGLLSDGGVHSHINHILALLEIAAKANFKNVYVHAILDGRDTKSDVAKIYVQQLLDKMAKLKTGNLASISGRYYAMDRDKRWDRAQIAYDVMVNHKGITFSDPIAYINSEYAADRNDEFINPAYNPLFAHGKISDNDSIIFANFRPDRAIQLASALTNPKYDWNVVNKIPSLKNTFFISMMEYADSVKKQGVIFPPTPMTDVLGEWLSKHQYHQLRIAETEKYAHVTYFFDGGVDIEYSLSTRILIPSPKVATYDLKPEMSAREITRRLESEIAKNIYDVMVLNFANPDMVGHTGDLKAAITAIEVVDECIGKLYTAMKNVNGILMIIADHGNAEIMIDVQGAINKKHTSQPVPFIICESGIKLKSSGCLADIAPTLLEILGLEKPEVMTNQSLLKK